A genomic region of Chaetodon auriga isolate fChaAug3 chromosome 11, fChaAug3.hap1, whole genome shotgun sequence contains the following coding sequences:
- the LOC143328532 gene encoding uncharacterized protein LOC143328532, which produces MHCLQKKVKRPRRGEANHIPDIPTGETSDNLEDERLSLLTEVKKRNNRAVIKNKMDKTFSLRRQEIVAKESGVEEVKERWPALFTVDEINAEFMRITTVPLQPRFLASLDKHHSKLIEIIRNKGGAVREKTRDVLKVLDQSLDVSLRRECLLKCLILYLGEDVQKLIKEFLVGEKDDAESELQQCTMAVFVVREEEDPLQPPRDVGIIIEGVEVLNELPSVAHGCALLFGKNLSYPGELKHTFDALQKIFMEIEPKKMTRRVCSLSVKL; this is translated from the exons ATGCATTGCctgcaaaaaaaagtcaagagaCCTAGGAGAGGAGAAGCCAACCACATACCTGACATTCCAACTGGAGAGACCTCAGATAATTTGGAAGATGAAAGACTGTCACTTTTGACAGAAGTGAAGAAGCGAAACAATCGTGCAGTGATAAAGAACAAAATGGACAAGACCTTTTCACTGCGAAGACAGGAAATTGTGGCAAAGGAAtcaggagtggaggaggtgaaagagagaTGGCCTGCATTGTTTACAGTGGATGAG ATAAATGCTGAGTTCATGAGGATCACTACTGTTCCACTTCAACCACGATTCCTGGCCTCCTTGGACAAGCACCACAGCAAGCTGATTGAGATCATCAGGAACAAGGGAGGAGCTGTCAGGGAGAAGACCCGGGATGTGCTGAAAGTTCTTGATCAG AGCCTTGATGTAAGCCTAAGGAGAGAGTGTCTGCTGAAGTGCCTCATCCTTTACCTTGGGGAAGATGTGCAAAAACTCATCAAGGAGTTTCTG GTTGGTGAGAAGGATGATGCTGAAAGCGAGCTTCAACAATGCACAATGGCTGTGTTTGtcgtcagagaggaggaggatccGTTACAGCCACCACGTGACGTAGGCATCATcattgaaggtgtggaggtgctTAATGAACTGCCATCAGTTGCACATGGTTGTGCCCTCTTGTTTGGCAAAAACTTGAGCTATCCAGGTGAGCTCAAACACACTTTCGAtgcactgcagaaaatattcatgGAGATAGAGCCAAAGAAAATGACACGCAGAGTGTGCAGTCTCAGTGTCAAGCTCTAA